In Selenomonas dianae, a genomic segment contains:
- a CDS encoding glycogen/starch/alpha-glucan phosphorylase encodes MAQKDQVNRPTGKALETMKKILKSRFITTAHVMFGREVEELTEVEIYKTIAATAKQSISDNWIKTNKQYAERKEKQIYYFSIEFLLGRLLKSNLINLGIEEALKEVLGDFKLNLSDAYEVEPDAGLGNGGLGRLAACFIDSLAAHRLPGHGCTIRYQYGLFEQKIVGGNQVEIPDNWLRDGFAWEYRKPDKSVDVKFGGNAYMRDMGNGRLELVHENPMIVMAVPYDMPIVGYHNATVNTLRMWNAEVNRDFSDYGMLTQEQIQQRNDYRTFVESITRYLYPDDSTFEGRRMRLIQEYFFVSAGVQSIVRHYKKTGMSIYDFGKKIGIHINDTHPALCVAELMRILVDEEQLTWEDAWAITRDTIAYTNHTIMPEALETWGIDMFRPLLPRIYMIIDEINRRHMEEVRRRYPNNEDKVRALSIIQDGVIHMARLSIVGGHSVNGVAKIHTGILKSTTLKDFYDYTPRKFNNKTNGITHRRWLMGANPELAALIDTMLGNRTWHRHPEKMDGLHDHVGDKNFLEQLMKIKRLRREGLARYIEHHNGVKLDPDSMFDIQVKRIHSYKRQLMNILHIMYRYQRALSEPGFLTQPVTYFFGGKAAPGYYIAKETIRLINVVADRINKDKRVNDFMKVIFIENFGVSIGELVYPAADVSEQISTASKEASGTGNMKFMMNGAITLGTLDGANVEIRDAVGNEHCVIFGLKAEEVMNYYATGAYSAWDEYHTNEKVRTVMNQLVDGTYGDFRSLYDYLLHANDEFFILKDFNAYDNARIEVMRRFKDKDGWARSAAMNVAHSGGFSSDRTIDEYAREIWDIHPVIIS; translated from the coding sequence CGCCAAACAGTCCATTTCGGATAATTGGATCAAGACGAACAAGCAGTACGCCGAGCGCAAGGAGAAGCAGATCTACTACTTTTCCATTGAGTTCCTGCTCGGTCGCCTCCTGAAATCCAACCTTATCAACCTCGGCATCGAAGAGGCGCTGAAGGAAGTCCTCGGCGACTTCAAGCTGAACCTCTCGGATGCGTACGAAGTGGAGCCGGATGCAGGTCTCGGCAACGGCGGTCTCGGTCGTCTTGCGGCGTGCTTTATCGACTCGCTTGCGGCGCACCGCCTCCCGGGGCATGGCTGCACGATCCGCTATCAGTATGGACTTTTCGAGCAGAAGATCGTCGGCGGCAACCAAGTCGAGATTCCCGACAACTGGCTGCGCGACGGCTTCGCGTGGGAGTATCGCAAGCCGGACAAGTCGGTCGATGTCAAGTTCGGCGGCAACGCCTATATGCGTGACATGGGAAATGGCAGACTTGAGCTTGTCCATGAGAACCCGATGATCGTCATGGCGGTACCGTACGATATGCCGATTGTCGGCTACCACAACGCGACGGTCAACACGCTGCGTATGTGGAACGCCGAGGTCAATCGGGACTTCTCCGACTACGGTATGCTGACGCAGGAACAGATCCAGCAGCGTAATGACTACCGTACGTTCGTCGAGTCCATCACGCGCTATCTCTACCCGGACGACAGTACGTTCGAGGGACGGCGTATGCGCCTCATCCAAGAGTATTTCTTCGTATCGGCAGGCGTGCAGAGCATTGTCCGCCACTACAAGAAGACGGGCATGAGCATCTACGACTTCGGCAAGAAAATCGGCATTCACATCAACGACACGCATCCCGCGCTCTGCGTTGCGGAGCTCATGCGCATCCTCGTCGATGAGGAGCAGCTGACATGGGAGGATGCGTGGGCGATCACGCGCGATACCATCGCCTATACGAATCACACGATCATGCCGGAGGCGCTTGAAACGTGGGGCATTGATATGTTCCGCCCGCTGCTTCCGCGCATCTACATGATCATCGACGAGATCAACCGTCGTCACATGGAGGAGGTGCGCCGCCGCTATCCGAACAATGAGGACAAGGTGCGTGCGCTCTCCATCATTCAGGACGGCGTGATCCATATGGCGCGCCTCTCCATCGTCGGCGGACACAGCGTCAACGGTGTGGCGAAGATCCACACGGGCATCCTGAAATCCACGACGCTGAAGGATTTCTATGACTACACCCCGCGCAAGTTCAACAACAAGACCAACGGCATCACGCACCGTCGCTGGCTCATGGGGGCGAATCCGGAGCTTGCGGCTCTCATCGACACGATGCTCGGCAACCGCACGTGGCATCGTCATCCCGAGAAGATGGACGGTCTGCACGATCACGTCGGCGACAAGAACTTCCTTGAACAGCTCATGAAGATCAAGCGTCTGCGCCGCGAGGGGCTTGCGCGCTACATCGAGCACCACAACGGCGTAAAGCTCGATCCGGATTCGATGTTCGACATTCAGGTTAAGCGCATTCACTCCTACAAGCGGCAGCTGATGAACATTTTGCACATCATGTACCGCTACCAGCGCGCGCTTAGTGAGCCGGGATTTCTCACGCAGCCTGTGACCTACTTCTTCGGCGGCAAGGCGGCGCCCGGATACTACATCGCGAAAGAGACAATCCGTCTCATCAATGTGGTTGCGGATCGCATCAACAAGGATAAGCGCGTCAATGACTTCATGAAGGTCATCTTCATCGAGAACTTCGGCGTTTCCATCGGCGAGCTGGTCTATCCTGCGGCGGATGTCAGCGAGCAGATCTCGACAGCGTCGAAGGAAGCCTCGGGGACGGGCAACATGAAGTTCATGATGAACGGTGCGATCACGCTCGGCACGCTCGACGGCGCGAACGTCGAGATCCGCGATGCGGTCGGCAATGAGCACTGCGTCATCTTCGGGCTGAAGGCGGAGGAGGTCATGAACTACTACGCGACGGGCGCGTACTCGGCGTGGGATGAGTACCACACGAACGAGAAGGTGCGTACGGTGATGAACCAGCTCGTTGACGGCACTTATGGGGATTTCCGTTCGCTGTATGACTATCTGCTGCACGCGAACGATGAATTCTTTATCTTGAAGGATTTCAATGCGTACGACAACGCACGCATTGAGGTCATGCGGCGGTTCAAGGACAAGGACGGCTGGGCGCGTTCGGCGGCAATGAACGTCGCGCACTCCGGCGGGTTCTCGTCCGACCGCACGATTGACGAATATGCACGGGAGATTTGGGACATCCATCCCGTTATCATCTCGTAG